A genomic window from Rhodococcus sp. KBS0724 includes:
- a CDS encoding DUF2786 domain-containing protein: protein MSSHEVSPQSVAAAEALIAELAGVYERGWQPADLVHLARRSKDPSNADLVATAVLLDGARTRAADRAPLEWVGQLASIREQFPNADRIASRITLDEDVFRSLAAGLLFEDPYFLVSQIAEVSLHWTRLAPWNLLLAPPSTWPPQRTDTSYAGTGAEVDAKVLKRIRGLLAKAEATNFAEEAESFTEKAQELMTRYAIDAALLHNRTGITDTAVNGRRIHLDNPYVKEKVHLLTAIGDSNRVRAVWFSEVSIATVIGTPVDLQQVDMLFTSLLVQATRAMQFADTSNRGGSRTTSFRKGFLTGFANRIGQRLRDAGTKATAEAADAASMDVADLLPILATTSAAVDTEFDRLFPRTRKARGRSVDAEGWHAGQAAADDANLRPGAPAVRR, encoded by the coding sequence GTGTCCTCTCACGAAGTCAGTCCTCAATCCGTCGCAGCTGCCGAGGCCCTGATCGCCGAGCTTGCCGGCGTCTACGAACGCGGGTGGCAGCCTGCCGATCTTGTTCACCTGGCCCGTCGCAGCAAAGATCCCTCGAACGCCGATCTTGTTGCCACCGCCGTCCTGCTCGACGGCGCCCGAACCAGGGCCGCCGACCGCGCTCCCCTCGAATGGGTCGGGCAGCTCGCGTCCATTCGTGAACAGTTCCCCAATGCCGATCGCATCGCTTCGCGAATCACTCTGGACGAGGACGTTTTTCGATCCCTCGCTGCCGGACTCCTGTTCGAAGATCCCTATTTCCTCGTCTCCCAGATCGCCGAGGTATCACTGCACTGGACGCGGCTCGCGCCGTGGAATCTACTGCTCGCGCCGCCGTCCACGTGGCCGCCGCAGCGAACAGACACCAGCTACGCGGGCACGGGAGCCGAAGTAGACGCCAAGGTGCTCAAGCGGATTCGTGGACTCCTCGCCAAGGCCGAGGCCACCAATTTTGCGGAAGAAGCCGAATCCTTCACCGAAAAGGCACAGGAGTTGATGACGCGATACGCCATCGACGCCGCACTTCTGCACAATCGCACCGGCATCACCGATACCGCTGTGAACGGGCGTCGAATCCACCTCGACAACCCGTACGTGAAGGAGAAGGTCCATCTCCTCACTGCAATCGGTGATTCCAACCGGGTACGCGCTGTGTGGTTCAGCGAGGTGTCCATCGCCACCGTCATCGGCACACCCGTCGATCTCCAACAGGTCGACATGCTCTTCACGTCGCTACTCGTGCAGGCAACGCGCGCAATGCAATTCGCCGACACCAGCAATCGCGGCGGCTCCCGAACCACGTCGTTCCGCAAGGGCTTCCTCACCGGGTTCGCCAACCGGATCGGTCAACGTCTTCGCGACGCCGGTACCAAAGCAACCGCCGAAGCCGCCGACGCGGCATCGATGGACGTCGCCGATCTCCTGCCGATTCTCGCGACCACCTCGGCAGCGGTCGACACCGAATTCGATCGGTTGTTCCCCCGAACCCGCAAAGCTCGCGGACGGTCGGTCGACGCCGAAGGGTGGCATGCCGGCCAAGCAGCTGCCGACGACGCCAACCTCCGGCCCGGAGCACCTGCAGTGCGCCGGTAG
- the metG gene encoding methionine--tRNA ligase, translating into MTVPASPSQTTRPDSAAPEGAERSPFYITTAIAYPNGAPHIGHAYEYISSDALARFKRLDGHEVFFMTGTDEHGLKMQQTAIKEGIDVRDLAARNSDVFQNLDKVLNISYDRFIRTTDADHQVASKAIWEKMAASGDIYLDTYSGWYSVRDEAFYTEAETTLLEDGTRQSTETGTPVEWTEESNYTFRLSAYEDRLLALYEEHPEFIAPTTRRNEIVSFVKGGLKDLSISRTTFDWGVEVPGDPDHVMYVWVDALTNYLTGVGYPNVDSEEFKKFWPASLHIIGKDITRFHTVYWPAFLMSAGIELPERVFVHGFLYNKGEKMSKSVGNVVDPIAMVDQYGLDAVRFFLLREISYGQDGSYSHEAIVTRMNADLSNELGNLAQRSLTMVAKNCDAQVPTPGEFTEDDLAMLASADALLAKCRSEFDVQALHLALEAIWGVLGETNRYFSKQEPWVLRKTDPARMATVLYVTIEVVRIVGILVQPVMPDAASRILDLLGQSEENRQFTDIAVRIDANRKLPAPAPVFPRFVDE; encoded by the coding sequence ATGACTGTGCCTGCCTCACCCTCCCAGACCACGCGCCCGGACTCCGCCGCCCCGGAAGGCGCGGAACGATCGCCGTTCTACATCACGACAGCGATCGCGTATCCCAACGGCGCTCCGCACATCGGCCACGCGTACGAATACATCTCCTCGGACGCGCTCGCCCGCTTCAAGCGGTTGGACGGACATGAAGTGTTCTTCATGACCGGCACCGACGAGCACGGTCTGAAGATGCAGCAGACGGCCATCAAAGAGGGCATCGACGTCCGCGACCTGGCCGCCCGGAACTCCGACGTGTTCCAGAACCTCGACAAGGTCCTGAACATCTCGTACGACCGGTTCATCCGCACCACCGACGCAGATCACCAGGTCGCCAGCAAGGCGATCTGGGAGAAGATGGCGGCATCGGGCGACATCTACCTCGACACGTATTCGGGGTGGTACTCGGTTCGCGACGAGGCCTTCTACACCGAGGCCGAGACCACGCTTCTCGAGGACGGCACGCGTCAGTCCACCGAGACCGGCACGCCGGTGGAGTGGACCGAGGAGTCCAACTACACGTTCCGGCTCTCGGCGTACGAGGACCGTTTGCTCGCGCTGTACGAGGAGCATCCCGAGTTCATCGCCCCCACGACTCGCCGCAACGAGATTGTCAGTTTCGTCAAGGGCGGCCTCAAGGATCTGTCGATCTCGCGCACCACGTTCGACTGGGGCGTCGAGGTTCCCGGCGACCCCGACCACGTCATGTACGTCTGGGTCGACGCTCTCACCAACTACCTGACCGGCGTCGGATACCCGAACGTGGACTCGGAGGAGTTCAAGAAGTTCTGGCCCGCGAGCCTGCACATCATCGGCAAGGACATCACGCGGTTCCACACCGTGTACTGGCCGGCGTTCCTCATGTCGGCCGGTATCGAGCTGCCGGAGCGGGTCTTCGTCCACGGCTTCTTGTACAACAAGGGCGAGAAGATGTCGAAGTCGGTCGGCAACGTGGTCGATCCGATCGCGATGGTCGATCAGTACGGCCTCGACGCGGTCCGCTTCTTCCTGCTCCGCGAGATCTCGTACGGCCAGGACGGCAGCTACAGCCACGAAGCAATCGTGACGCGTATGAACGCAGACCTGTCGAACGAACTGGGCAACCTCGCGCAGCGTTCACTGACGATGGTCGCGAAGAACTGCGACGCCCAGGTCCCCACCCCCGGCGAGTTCACCGAGGACGACCTGGCGATGCTGGCGTCGGCGGACGCCTTGCTTGCCAAGTGCCGCAGCGAGTTCGATGTCCAGGCTCTGCACCTCGCGCTGGAAGCCATCTGGGGCGTACTCGGCGAGACCAACCGGTACTTCTCCAAGCAGGAACCGTGGGTTCTGCGCAAGACCGATCCGGCACGGATGGCGACGGTCCTCTACGTGACGATCGAAGTGGTCCGTATCGTCGGCATTCTCGTTCAGCCGGTCATGCCGGACGCAGCGTCGCGGATCCTCGATCTGCTCGGCCAGAGCGAAGAGAACCGTCAGTTCACCGACATCGCCGTTCGCATCGACGCGAACCGGAAGCTGCCTGCTCCGGCACCTGTTTTCCCTCGTTTCGTCGACGAGTGA
- a CDS encoding TatD family hydrolase, whose product MSKDRPAPDAPEPLSPLIDAHTHLDACGAHDAATVAEIVDRAEAVGVGRVVTVADDLDAARFAVDAANWDSRVYAAVAIHPTRANVLDADTRAEIERLASDPRVVAVGETGLDLYWPGKLEGCATIEEQVDGFRWHIDLAKRLGKTLMIHNREADQDLLRVLNEEGAPETVVFHCFSSDSEMARACIDAGYVLSFSGTVSFKNAKALREAALLVPSDQLIVETDAPFLTPHPFRGAPNESYCLPYTVRALADIRGEDPQTLAAASTATAERVYKL is encoded by the coding sequence GTGAGCAAAGACCGTCCCGCCCCCGATGCCCCTGAGCCCTTGTCGCCTCTGATCGACGCCCATACGCACCTCGACGCGTGTGGTGCACATGACGCTGCGACCGTGGCCGAGATAGTCGATCGAGCCGAGGCCGTCGGCGTCGGACGGGTCGTCACGGTGGCCGACGACCTCGACGCCGCACGCTTTGCCGTCGACGCTGCGAACTGGGATTCGAGGGTCTACGCAGCCGTCGCAATCCATCCGACCAGGGCAAACGTCCTTGATGCCGATACCCGAGCCGAGATCGAGCGGTTGGCGTCGGATCCGCGAGTTGTCGCAGTGGGGGAGACAGGGCTTGATCTCTACTGGCCCGGCAAGCTCGAGGGCTGCGCCACCATCGAGGAGCAGGTCGACGGTTTCCGGTGGCACATCGACTTGGCGAAGCGACTGGGTAAGACGCTGATGATTCACAACCGCGAAGCCGACCAGGACTTGCTGCGGGTGCTGAATGAGGAAGGCGCACCCGAGACTGTCGTGTTCCACTGCTTCTCCTCGGATTCGGAGATGGCGCGGGCGTGCATCGACGCGGGTTACGTCCTGAGTTTTTCGGGAACCGTCAGCTTCAAGAACGCAAAAGCATTGCGTGAGGCCGCACTGCTCGTGCCGTCGGATCAGCTGATCGTCGAAACGGATGCACCGTTCCTCACTCCGCACCCGTTCCGGGGTGCGCCCAACGAGTCGTACTGCCTGCCGTACACGGTCCGGGCACTAGCTGACATCCGCGGCGAGGATCCCCAGACGCTCGCGGCAGCGTCCACCGCGACAGCGGAGCGGGTCTACAAGCTCTGA
- a CDS encoding DUF6578 domain-containing protein: MNDYIYPDDVVTIRIETWEFECCAPLPVVGEESSWALHPARESLWFDASVHGGIYPDGVDPTSGIVLSIRLERGEFLEQEPGHWVLVPGSIDHVRVEKVPRHFRGMSSLVTGRRGWMETAVVVELAVDS; this comes from the coding sequence ATGAACGACTACATCTATCCCGACGACGTGGTCACAATCCGCATCGAAACGTGGGAATTCGAGTGCTGTGCACCGCTGCCGGTGGTCGGCGAAGAGTCTTCGTGGGCTTTGCACCCGGCACGTGAGTCGCTGTGGTTCGATGCGTCGGTCCATGGAGGAATCTATCCCGACGGCGTGGATCCCACCTCCGGGATCGTTCTCTCGATTCGACTCGAGCGCGGGGAATTTCTCGAACAGGAGCCTGGGCACTGGGTGTTGGTGCCGGGGAGCATCGATCACGTTCGCGTCGAGAAGGTCCCGCGACACTTCCGTGGGATGTCGTCGTTAGTTACGGGTCGTCGCGGCTGGATGGAGACGGCGGTCGTTGTCGAGTTGGCCGTCGACTCGTAA